Genomic window (Diorhabda carinulata isolate Delta chromosome 11, icDioCari1.1, whole genome shotgun sequence):
CGAATCCTATTTATCCGTTGCTCTTGGCCGAGTGATCGGGCACCCAAACGTGCTGCATCCTGCGATCATCCCTCACCAGTTCTTGTCGGATTTTCTATCTAAGCATATCGAGATTACTGTGTTTGTATGGTATCGATTGAGTATCGCGTGTCCACATTCCAATACAGCGAATACCTCGGCTTGGAAGACGGTAGCATTTTCCCCAagtcattttatataaaactttgaCAAGTTATATACCTAAAGCTCCTAGATTCTTCATACGAAAGAAGATAATTACAAAAAGTTCCTTCGAAATTTTGATCATGTGAGATTTAAGAAATATCTGGATTCTATTAAACAAAATACGTAGACTGCTTCCAGGGGAAGATATTTTTTGGGGTCTTTTGACTCACTCCCACGGTTTTAGCACTACTCCTTCAAGGTAACTGAGCCTTTCGTTGAAATGAGCTCTATGAGTCATTCTCTGCCATACCTAACATCTTAGTAGTATTTGATGGAGTAGTGACCTGCCAAAAAACCGACTACTAGTTTAATGTCGTTTTTGGGCACTTCAAGAAGTTCCTCAAACGTCTTACCTGGAATGGTTATGAATGTTTTGGATTGTATTAGGCCTGGAGTGTTTCTTCAGTGAAACTCCATCTGATCCTTTAGCCAATCGTTAAGTTATTTATTAATGAGATATCACAGTAAGGTGCTGGTCCAAAACATTGAGTCATTGCGCATTTTACGACAAAGCTGTCTGCTTCCTCGTTGCCTGATATACTCTGGTGATTTGTTTAAACTACCAGTCTTCAGTGCCTTCAAAGCCgcttggctgtcaaaaagaatGTGATTTTCAGAGAGGTTTCTATAAAAACACTCCTGGACATATATGTTTATTACTAGCAATTACTGAGTGATTTCTCTAGGGTTTCAGGAAGCATCTGATTAAACCGACTCCAGTAGAAATTGTCAAATGGAGACTGTATGAGGAAGATTACCTGCCTTGACGTTACAAACCAATGTAGAAAATGCTTTCAACGGGAAGTTTGTAAGAGTGAAGGAGTGACCTTGAAACCAGTCCAGATACTAGAGTCCATAAGTATTTTAGAACTGGATGGTGAGCTCTAAATGATCTTCAATGAAAGTAACTCTGATGAAGGCAGCAATAGACCTTGATCTATATCCCATAAATCACTTTATTTATTGGTGAAAGCCCCATGTGAAAATTTTGGCAGTATTTTTTGCAAACATAGATATTTTACTAGTTTCATTATGTGTGATTTTACTATTCCTAAGGAGAATTATTTCtacgttttattttatattttgaatcgttAAATATGATGTGACCTTTTCTCATCTTTCTTAATCCCAGGCTTTCATCTATGGGAAAATAAAGTTCTTTTTGTGAtgcattgaaatatatattgagtaattacctacctacctacctaccatatttttttagtttcttaaaAAGCTTGCTttccattacttttattttaaacaatatcttcttctttactTTAATTACGCTTTTAATATGTATGTGGTTGATGAGTATTTTTGGAACATAACCTAAAAGTTCTCTATTAACAGCTCTATTTTTGCCATTGttgttattctttttataaccatggatatATGATGAAAAAGGTTATTGAACTGTGTAACTCAGTATAAATAACACTGTCTACCAAgcacaaataaattattttttatagacgGTTCACGCAGATGTGTTTAACACAGTATTAACATCACATGTATTTTAGTAGGAACCACATACCACCCTTTTTATAGACAGTTCACGCAAAATATTCAAGGTTAAGttaattttaagtttgaagCCTTGTATGGGTTTAAATAGAAAACTAGGCGGAACaacatttgataaaataataattttcaaaaattatggatgggagtttttaatttgatatgaaaaaaaacttaccCTTGTAGAACACAAAGTCTATGGTGACCTTCTTTATCCATATCTTTGCATAGCACGAATGTATGTAAAGATAAGGGTACTTCTTCGATTCCTTGTGCTTGTATCGTTTTCAGTGCATTAACTAATTGCAGCATTACAAAGTTTGAATCTCTCCAACTTTCTTCTTGGGATTTAGTCCTCAAGACTTCACCGTAAGTTTGTATAGTATTGATTTGAAGATATGGTAACACTTGAGCAGttgctaataaaataaaaatatgagagaAATTACTAGAAAGAACTTAGAAAAACgcataaaatcaacaaaatctcAGCAATCTCAAAACATAATCAATTTATTGAGGTAATGCTagaattttctcagaaaaacCTAGAATTGGTCTAATTATCtcatcgaagaatttaaataaattattcaactcattaaatacattaaataaatataatagataGTTATTGGATAGATTAAGTTTTAATGTGCAAAACGAGCTACGTCTACGTCTACTACAtcaattttgcaataattttgcattatattgacgaaaattttttaaaaattgattttttgcaaaaaaactatagagaccttttttgtagatctttttaaaacaaatcatttttattggaaaatttttttcatatctcttTTTCTTTGAGATTTATAgctttataaaaagtttaattgTTCCTACTAAATTACTTGACCGGATTTAGGCTCCACACAcacaaaaaatcgattctatgCATCAGAAAACGCTCTAAAACTGAGGGCCGCCTAGCTACCGtacagataattttttttgaataattatgttCCTTATCCAGAATTTTCACATCACAAAATTAAACTTGTAACCATCTGTGAAATGGTGTTGGGCCAAAgctgttttatcatttttggtCTTATTACGTTCTCGACAATCAAATGCATGCTGGTATATTCTGGATTTAAAGTACTGTTTAGTCTTACCGATGTAACTCTTATTGTAGTCCGAATAATTTATTCTATAAATCACATAGGGATGCTGAAGTTTAAGTGTTTTGTCTTTGATATGAGTGAATAAGTTGCCAATTTTGTTTATTGGGTAGAATGCCAGCTCGCAATTAATTATACTCTCACAAAGGCCATCCAAAACAGAAGTCTTCAGTAAAAATCCATAGCAGTCGACAAAGGCATGAGACAAGGATAGATACATCTCCCCAACACCCTTGGAAGAAGAAATGCAAAGGAATGGGATTCAAATCGATGATGTGTACTGTGGAGATTGTTAGTTATTGTTCCATTGATGAAAAAGACTGTGGAGACTGTTGGTCATTGTTTAATTGATGAAAAAGACTGTGGAGATTGTTAGTTATTGTTCCATTGATGAAGAAGACTCTTATGGTATAAGAACATGCATTAATTTTATAGACAATTTTAATGCAATCCAATTTAAATTACCTTGTATTTGCTTATTATCGTCCTCTTTACTAGTATCCGTTTGAGTTAAATAAATGCTAGGAATAAGATCACTAAATTCAATAATCGGTGTTAAATTGAAAGTACCCAATGGCATGGTGCTAGATGTAGTAGTACctgaaaataatatcaaataattaataaacataataacAATATCAGGAACATTAGGAGACATTGCTAGATCTATCCAGATCAATAGTTTCGATGGAATGTTCTTGAATAGATCAAgaacatcaataaaattttggaatagttaccatttttacaaaaaaacccATTAACGAAATTGTTAAATGTCTGAGAAATGTGCAGCACACATAAAGAATAAAGACTCAAAACATCAAGGACCATcgttacattttttataagGATACAGACTATAaacttatcaataaattttgaggAAACTGTCCAATTTTCCCAAAAAGGAGTGAAGAATTAAGAAATCactaaaattttctcaaaaagatCCAGAATTTTGCAGAATTCGGTAAATAGTGAGGAAGGCACTGAACCTGATATAAATTTCAGATAAATTTCTCATAGTAGgatcaagaatttttcaaatttttctgatatatcCAGATCAATAAAATTGCGCGTTACTCACTAAATTTCCTGAAATATATTCAGAACATCAGTGAAATTTTAAGAAACTGCTCTATTTTTTTAGAAAGGTCTAGAATATCAACAAGAAATTGCTCTAATTCTTACAGAAACACTCAAAACATCAAGGATCATTGTTACATTTTCTGATAAGGGTccagtatttagaaaaaaataatcgataaattttgaggaaattgtttaattttctcaaaaaggactgaagaattaagaaataactaaaattttctcaaaaagatCCGGAATTCTACAGAATTTGATAAATAGTAAGGGAGGCACTGAACCTGATAAAAATTTCAGAGAAATTTTTTCAGGAAGAGCCAGAACATCAATAAGCTTTGAAGTTATTATTCTAATTCCCGTAAAAATATCAGAGCCTCAATAATCTTTGGAAAAATTcgtataattttcttaataaggTTTAGAATATCGGCAAACTTTGAAGAaagtgttgaatttttttttttgaaaggccCAAAACATCAATAAATCTTCAAGATTTAGAATTGTCTGTCGCagaaaaatccagaaaattgagaaatatcgAGGAATCGCTCTAAATATATTCAGATAGATCCAGAACTTCAATAAACTTCCGAGAAATGCtagaatattttcttgaaatactgagaacattaaaaaacttttcagaaattgttaaaattttcttagaaaGATCAGAACAACGGCAAATTTTCGAGATATTGTTAGGATCCAGAGCTTTAGCAGactttgaaaaatcaaattttcttggaaaagtcaaaaatcatcaaattttttaagcAATGCTCTCATTGTCTCGAAAAACACGGAAACATCGACAAATGTTCGACAGCTTGCTCTAATTATGTCAGAAAACTCCTAATTTATGAGAAAACTGAATTTCTCAGGAATTGctataattttctctaaaagATCCAGAACATTAGAAAACTTTGAGAACATTTCAAATCTTCTCAAAAAGGCCCAAAACATCAACTAATTATCGAAAAAGTGTTCTAATTATCTCGGAAAACTCCAGAAAATCAACAAATGTTCGAATTTTCTCAGAAAGATTCTGACATCGAATAAATTAGAGAAATCTCTCTAAATTATTTCGATACTTGCAGAACATCATTTGAGTTTTCTTGAAAAGATTCATAACAGcgataattttctcaaaaataactagaaaattagcaaagaaaataataaagttagAGAAGCCCAGAACATCAATTAACTTTCgtgaaattctaaaaaaatctagaacatcagcaaagaaattgataaaatttcttaaaaagtcagagaacataaaaacttttttgagaAAGTTTTAGAATTTTCACAGAAATATCCAGAACATcggcaaaatttaaaaaaatcttaaaatttcTTTAGAATTATCCTTTTTTCAGAAAGATACAGAACATCAGCAATCTTTAGAGATTAAGAGATTGTTAATTTTGAgttgttaatgttaatattaatattttgagaaattattagGTTATCGACGAAGAGATTTCATTTTCACATAAAGaactaaaacatttataaacttttgaaaaattcctCTTACtctctagaaaaaaaaactgagaacCTCAAGAAACTTTCAAGAAATTGTTACAATATTCCCAGAAAGATCCAGACAGATAAGTATCTCAGAAAAAACCCAGAACATCTTCAAACTTTCCAGAAATCACTTAATATAGAACAATCAACTAAAAAcaggtaaataatttttttttaaattttacttacCTGCCGTTACCGATAGAGTCACATGGTGTGTACCCCATAATGCTTGATGGAATACTCTTGTACCGACGAGGACTGGTTGCGTGGTGgatttaatagaaaaatcagTCCATCTCAAATTCGATACTGTTTTCAATCCTCTGAGTGCTGGTTGAATGTGATTTATTTGTTGAAtctgtcaaaaaatatgataatatataGTTTCAATAATCAGCATGTGTTATCCACTTACATTTTCCAGTACTTGTGCCAAAGCTTCGTGATTAGCAACCACAACAGCCCCATAATTGTCTTCGAGATTCTTATGAACTATACTTCTACCCTTTCTCGATCTTAATTTATGCGTACGACCGTTCTGGATCCAATCATGGTCATCTTCAGTCACCTTCAtagaattaagaaaaataaatatagtcgTTTTTGGCGTCTATCGATTAAAAATAGACAGACAGACAgagtatacgagggttgttttttttcaacctccgctGGACTGTTAAAAAAAGATGGatgattatacaaaaaacattttattaacaaaagtaAGGTACAGCATAGCTTATTTCACCTTGACGATTAAGGCATTAGTTATATTTGTGAACAAGCTTAGCAATACCCTCTTCATAAAATGTGACGGAATTCTTTGAGCTATACGTCAGTTTGAAAGCGCAGCCATGCAAAAGCCACTGCTTCAGTTcaggaaaaagatgaaaatcacTCGGTACTAGGTCTGGGaatatatggtgggtgttcaaaACGTCCTATTGACATTACTGAAGGAGTCTCAACTCTTAATgataagtgctgacatcttcaggttgaggttAGTGTTGCCTACAAGACGTGATGTCTTGTCTTACAAAAAAGTGGTGAGTCTCGTCTCGTCTCATGTCTCTCGCGAGAGTCTCGcaacttttttatgtttttttttttaaataaaacacacaAATATAGAGGGTGTTCCGTAAATAATATCggttatcaaatattaaatattcgaAAGTATTAATCGTATTCTTTGATTTTAATACGACGTTCAGCAAGCTCGTTGCAAACCTTGataaaaccattctttgggaTAATTAACAACTTAGATAACTAACCACGTAATTAGTACCACTTCGTACTTTCTATCCTATTCTTTAAATAATAACTCTTGTTGTGGGTCCATTGGTATAAACGAGATTTTTTATTCGAcaccacaaataaaaatctgGAGATTTGGGTGGCCAAATAAACTTCCAAGTCCTATCTACCTATCAGGAAATGTCTGATCTATAAAACCCGAACATATATGGAATACTGTGGCAGGCAACCATATGTAATCATGTAAGAATATGTCACGATGAATGGCTGAGGGTATGTCTTCTAAAACAAGTGGcaattcgttttttaaaaaatctaaatatcttcCTCCATTAACTGTTAAACGAAGAAAAATTTCGTTTACTCATTTCTTAATATTAGTTTAGCTTTCACGTTGCTAATTAAATTGGTtagaattcatatattttgtagtGCTGGACACAAGTtctttcaaacaacatcaagtttataacaatcggctaagcagaaccggacttgaAGGTATTTTTTCATGACAAGGTTTCCACTCTCCCCTACTACCTATTTGAAGAGGTAGACTAAAATTTGTGGAATGAAAAATACGCAGAATTTGTTGAGAaattcgattatcgtatataaagtACCCCTGAGGGCCAATTTTACAACGTAAAGCAAAACTGGAgataaaactaaagtttaaaGTATAATTTTCACTCACACTTCACCaacatataaacaaaatattttcgaaatttgttcCTGAGTTGAATTGTTTAAGaaagtataaacaaaaatgaacaaagaaCAGAAAAATCGTGCTATAAGagaatttaatgatgaaaataacaaaagcgGTCATGTTTTTGATAGAATTGCAACATTGCAATTGCAAGTTAAAAAATATGGGACAATTTAAAGATTTGCTCTAGAACGAATAACTTTTAGTTTTCTCGTCGCGTTGAAcattgtcaataattttttcatcatcattattGTTAACTTCAtcgaatataaaatgaaaaatctttaaTTATTCTATCAAAATCCTTTATAATATTGtgaaaatgtaaacaatttgaaaaagttacgTTCGGATTTTCCGTTTTATGTTAAATTGAAGTTTACGTTTAAACCAAAGTTTAGCAGTAAACGCCATTTATAAAACGATATCTATAGCTTAAACCGACATTCGAGGTCTAAACTTGTAAAATTGGGCCTTAATTAggtaaattttagaaaattttgttttttcaatttcataacGTCAAATAAGCACTCTTGTTGTGAACCTAATGTTTTGAAAGTAAATTCCACACGTTTCTCGGggccacttttgttataatttgtcCCCTGAAACTGCAATGTAATCCGTTCCAGATATATAACCGACGGCAGTTTTTAGTTGTCCACCCTGTACGAAAAATTTCGACAATAAAGTTTCAATTCTACAGGAGTTTAGCATAAAATCAGTACTGATTGTTCAGAACAGAACTGAAACTTTTAAACTGGGactaaacaattataaatacacaaattCTGACTGGTGGTGTATATCCTGGGGGTTTTTGAGGTAACTGACCGTGGAAATTACGACAGAAAGAGTATACGTAGTTCTCATTATTAAGGAGTGCAGCTATAACTTTTTCGTCTGCAGTTGCTTTggcagaataattttttaatttctgcaAGCGATACTACACAATCGATTTTGCATCCGCAAAATATTCATGGTGCTCGGAGGGCCAGGCAATTCTATCATTTGAATGCGGACTAAATGCTGTTCTTTTAGTTCCTATTCCCAATCAATAGGATTCATACTGCATTGATCCCCGTAAATTCATATTTGCACCTCTTAAAACGATATTGGTATCTTGCGGTGCTCAATTCCCTCGAAAGCCCTCAGGTTATGGCTATATTTGGCTGGGGTTCCAGGAGATGTCATCACTTCTCCCGAATCGAATGCACTTCAATCAATATTTGCCATTTTGTCTGCGTTACTATTGCGAGACTTTCTAGCTAGATTTGAGACGAGACTGTCAAAAAGTCTCGTTTCGTCTCgcagaaaagaaaattttaacgTATAGCCTCGTTTCGAAAGTGAAACGAGACGAGAATATCGTAGGCAATACTAgttgaggtcggaaacttttcagacaacctcGTATTTGTCACTGTGCCCTGGATAATACCAAAAACTTGTGCAATTTGTGTTAAAAGCACGTTGCGCCTCCAACgtcataaatattaatacattatGCACTATTTCATTACATTGTACATACATACATCCTTAAAAAAcgatgtattaaaaatatttcacagaaTGAACCGGTGTTTTTATGAACGTTGTTTATTCTACGACGATCTGTTTATGAATGGTAGCCGCTTCAATTGTCGGTGCGCGTGACTAACGCGTATACCAACTCAGAAACCAAATGAGATCACATACAATGCACCTCAAGTTTCGACTTAGATGATAAAGTTCCAATTATACAGGGGTTGTGTTGAATTTAGCCCGAAAAATgtatatacatgtatatattTATGTCTTGTgttacggccggtattatggtggtatctacattgttgtcagatctttctagttatagctacatttacagtatctccatCAAAGTTACAAAATTGTACACCATCTtattgtagccaaatattgtcttTTGGGATATtgtttttgtctaaaaatttctaataatcaagtaattgaaaatatttacttggatttggaaatatccgagccaaatcaggtataatactattttctaataaatctaaatacgcctTACCATTTTAGTTActctcaatgaaaaagggaccatacattcagtttttcgggatattgaaTTTGGGATTCACGCAttcaacgaggattgttacgtgactagtaactacaattatgccgatttatacgtttccattaatacaaaaagtcgCCTCATCGCAAAACAACACTACATAAAacatttggatcgttttgattgtaacatttttccatcattaggtctgcaaactcttcacagctatcaaaatcgtcatctgacaactcttaaACGAACGTTACTTTGCATGGATAGAATTTATTaccacgtaaaattttcattacggatgttagcgaaatatcaaatttcctagtactcaagtgtgtaTAGTCTTCTAACaagacacaaacatctaaatatttgttttcagttgatacAGTTTTTCTGCGCCCGGATTTGGATAAATCCTTTACtgaacttcttcttcttcttcatttttaagatctcatgATCTGAGAGTTTCGCAGGTTCCTCTGTATCAATTCCTGGGAGGTGGACTGccagctgtccatccatctcttaggtggtcgtccgggttctcttttccctattggtttcccttcaagtacgatgcgtggcagtctactttcttccattcttctcacgTGGGCGTACCAGTATCTTCCCAACTTACGATGTCTTGCATCCCACATTGTTCCCTGTGTTCCTGATTCGATCTACTCTGGTTTTTCCTAAGCGTTTTCAATTCGGGTATCCGAAGCAAGCTTTTCGTTTTGTTGGTTTCTATCCCGTATGTCATTATTGGCCTGATACAAGTCTTATAGATTCTAATCTTGCTATCCTTTCGGATGTATTCGTTCGCCTACTGAACTagtttcgttaaatttttttactaattcaatGACATTAGATCTtattatgggatttcggttaggatataaattattaaagatattgcACGTTTCTTGTTAACTTCTACACCTATCACCATATTCTAATATCGTTAAAATCgtttctttttcagataaacgatccattctGACTTTTAATAAACaccaacaataataatttattgaaacgtcaacttttttattgtaGTAGTCAatagccacctaaatgtattatggcatttaggtattgCGAACATAAGATTAatggaaagatctgacaacaatgtataTACCACCATAATatgtatcacaagacccttgtacacaaaaatttataaaactccTCACTTCTTTCTTCTTGTTAGGGGCGCTGTTTTGTGCCTTTATGTATTTAcaatgaagataataaaagtCAGTTTATGTTTTTAGAAACCGAAACGTGCGTTTTACTGTTACAATAGGTTTATCATGAGATAAGTACTGATTGTTTGAAACagaactaaaatctaaaacttaCCTCAGATTCGCTTCCGTAGAAACTATACGGGGAATAAATCTCCGATTCTGTCTCGCTACCACAATACGTTAAAGACATACTCCTAGGTATGTTACCATACTTGTAGTACTCGGAAGAAACGTCTATGCTGCTCTCGGATCGTTTACCCAATCTAATAGTTTTACTTTTCGGACTACCCTTTTCGGATTCTGGCGAACTAGATCTCGTTGAATTGATATAATCGTAAACGTTTTCCGTCTCTTTTCTTATATCGATCGGTTCGTAATTATGAGCTAATTTTCTCTCTATCTGTTTTTGTTGTAAAGCGGCTTCTCTTTCTCGCATACTAGCCGTTCTGACGGGTTTATTAGGTACTATGGAAGACCTGACTTCTCCTATATTAGCATAAAcagtttcttgttttttattatttgaattgtttcGATTCAATTGTCtttgtttgtttaaaatttcCACGGATTTCGGTGGTGTAGGTAAATTCGGTTTGTTGTTAGTATTGTTCTCGGTGAAGTTTCTTGGAGGTGGTGGCGGTTTAGACGCCTTGGATGAAGATGAGTTGTACGTTTCGTAATCACCGGTTGGGGTGCTATATTCGTGACCTAGCGTTTGGTCTAAAATCGGTTTAGATACAACTTCAATTTTAGTTCCGTTCAGTTCGCTGGGATGTACTATTACCAATCGTGGTTTCGGTTGGAGTTTGTAATCTTCTTGCTTCATAGAAAGTTCGGGGTTCAATTTCGATATATCTTTATTCGAACCCATTCGGAGGAATTTCTTCAACGAGAATCTAgctttatttttctcttttcttttatCTTCTACCGCTAAACAATCCGTGGAAAGCGACTTTCTCGATAGTACCTCGGCTGATACGTAAATAGGATCGTCATCTTTAGTCGAGTCTCCGCTGGATGTTCTCGAATAAGTCTCTTCTGGAGGTAACGGCGCTTTTCTCTTGTTAGATTTTAATTCGGAATCATTGGAATCTTGTCTTACCAATGATGGTTTTTCATTTGGTTTTGTATATACAGTTAGAACCGGGGAGTTGTTAATGGATTTTCTTAATATCACTCCGGTTGGTTTGGAAGGTATTTTAGGTTTTTCGTATATAGGAGGTGATATACCGTGTAAAAAGGAAGTTTGTGATTCTAATATTGGAGGCGGTGGTGTTCTAGGTAGAGGAGGTAGTTCCGTGGAAACGGGATCCTCGCTACCGTCGGGTTTACCAGCTTGTTCACGTGTTTGCGAGAAAGGTATATATTTAACTGGAAGAGGTGGTGGCTGTGTATTACTATCATTAGTTTTTTCTATGGAATTTGCCACGTTGGTGTTAATTTCGTCTTTAATGATTTTAGTAGCAGGATTATTTGCTTTGGAATGCAAAATTTCTgctttaataaaattagtagtggttattatatctttctttggatctgttgttgttgttgttattattttttcactgcTTTTAACTTTAgcgttattaatattttctttattaattttaagaTTCTTCGCGTTTATCAATTCGATTTTAGCTGTTGAAGTTTGATAAATTACTGGTTTTTCGACGTCTTTCTTTAACGCTGGAGTTCGAcataaatttatctttttctctgatactaaaattttatttgtcatattctcttcttcattttctacttcattattaatggtttctatattttctttatttgaatCCGCGACGTTAATGTGTACTTGTTTTTGAGCTCTTTTATTTCCCATAATTTGTATGGGGTTTTTACTATTTTCCAAAGTTTCAGATATTTCATCCAACAACGATTTCTCTTCATTCGTTGTCTTTTCTTCCTCGTTTTTGGTATATGAAGTGAGAACAACGTTAGTTTTGTTTTCGGcaattatttctttgttatttttagctATGGGTATATGAGACAAATTCTTGgtaatcaattttttgactGCGGTTGATGAATCTTCACCGAATGGAGTTACGGATACAAGTAATGTTTGTTTCTTACCGGAAGCATCGATCAATGGTTTGCCTAGAAGTAATTGAGTATAAGATTTCTTAACTTCGGTATCTTTTAAAGATACCGTATTGAAATCGGTATTTTCTTTAGTAATTCTTTGTAATTCTTTATAAGAATCGTCATCATCTGAATCCAAGATAATGTCGTCTTCGCTACTTTCATTATCGACATTATCTTCGGTATCGGAGCACCAATCTTCGCCTCCGTATCCTATAATTTTAGTTAATTCCTTATGGAAGCAAACAGACTGTTTTGATTTAGATGTTTTGCCGTTTTTAATAATTCCTTCAACTTTATCGCTCGGTATCAGTTGAACTGGTTTTGGTTTAGGTTTTTCTTGGTGTTCATCTTTGGATTTGAAACAATTGGAGCATAATTCTTTCTTCCAAGCGTTTTGTACGAAGTTTTGACATATGGCTGAGGACATTA
Coding sequences:
- the LOC130899368 gene encoding uncharacterized protein LOC130899368 encodes the protein MTNQFTFYNILFKRGFSKPNELNWTNPYIMSSAICQNFVQNAWKKELCSNCFKSKDEHQEKPKPKPVQLIPSDKVEGIIKNGKTSKSKQSVCFHKELTKIIGYGGEDWCSDTEDNVDNESSEDDIILDSDDDDSYKELQRITKENTDFNTVSLKDTEVKKSYTQLLLGKPLIDASGKKQTLLVSVTPFGEDSSTAVKKLITKNLSHIPIAKNNKEIIAENKTNVVLTSYTKNEEEKTTNEEKSLLDEISETLENSKNPIQIMGNKRAQKQVHINVADSNKENIETINNEVENEEENMTNKILVSEKKINLCRTPALKKDVEKPVIYQTSTAKIELINAKNLKINKENINNAKVKSSEKIITTTTTDPKKDIITTTNFIKAEILHSKANNPATKIIKDEINTNVANSIEKTNDSNTQPPPLPVKYIPFSQTREQAGKPDGSEDPVSTELPPLPRTPPPPILESQTSFLHGISPPIYEKPKIPSKPTGVILRKSINNSPVLTVYTKPNEKPSLVRQDSNDSELKSNKRKAPLPPEETYSRTSSGDSTKDDDPIYVSAEVLSRKSLSTDCLAVEDKRKEKNKARFSLKKFLRMGSNKDISKLNPELSMKQEDYKLQPKPRLVIVHPSELNGTKIEVVSKPILDQTLGHEYSTPTGDYETYNSSSSKASKPPPPPRNFTENNTNNKPNLPTPPKSVEILNKQRQLNRNNSNNKKQETVYANIGEVRSSIVPNKPVRTASMREREAALQQKQIERKLAHNYEPIDIRKETENVYDYINSTRSSSPESEKGSPKSKTIRLGKRSESSIDVSSEYYKYGNIPRSMSLTYCGSETESEIYSPYSFYGSESEVTEDDHDWIQNGRTHKLRSRKGRSIVHKNLEDNYGAVVVANHEALAQVLENIQQINHIQPALRGLKTVSNLRWTDFSIKSTTQPVLVGTRVFHQALWGTHHVTLSVTAGTTTSSTMPLGTFNLTPIIEFSDLIPSIYLTQTDTSKEDDNKQIQATAQVLPYLQINTIQTYGEVLRTKSQEESWRDSNFVMLQLVNALKTIQAQGIEEVPLSLHTFVLCKDMDKEGHHRLCVLQGIPMDVATKTNQEKHGTLCTCALKALNLLQPSPKITPLLQSLLSNERAVSLTQVKSVLEFSLWGPSDVSLGSTIKERELALQRWLDLQRATVLHGLVCTRVQLTVYEECHLLFLVRSNARMMCDASLLIESSNLKHSVGFNQNRMEKCLGA